In Micromonospora sp. WMMA1363, a genomic segment contains:
- a CDS encoding zinc-binding dehydrogenase, whose amino-acid sequence MRDRVVAVTAPGRVELVEQDAAPLTEGTFRVETLYSGVSAGTELSFVKGTNPYLNGTWNPGLGLFQPGEASTPYPVTRFGYMQVGRVVESSTPAVAVGAVGAMTYGHRTGHVADPLTERFVPLPEDLDPLLGVYVAQLGPICANGLLHAAADLHGAGVRSLADGVRGRRVAVVGAGVVALLTALFATRHGAASVVVLDPTPQRRAAAEALGLAVLDPAVDDPAVVLKSRWAHAAGDRGADVVFQCRGQAWALQLALRLLRPQGVVIDLAFYQAGADAVRLGEEFHHNGLSVCCAQIGRVPRGLASTWDRERLSAETIDLLRAYGRAVRAHLVSAVVPFEEAPTLLTALAERRRQELQVVLTC is encoded by the coding sequence ATGCGTGACCGGGTCGTGGCCGTCACCGCCCCCGGCCGGGTGGAACTGGTCGAGCAGGACGCCGCGCCCCTGACCGAGGGCACCTTCCGGGTCGAGACGCTCTACAGCGGCGTCTCCGCCGGCACCGAGTTGAGCTTCGTCAAGGGCACCAACCCGTACCTCAACGGCACCTGGAATCCGGGCCTCGGCCTGTTCCAGCCCGGGGAGGCGAGCACTCCGTACCCGGTGACCCGGTTCGGCTACATGCAGGTCGGGCGGGTGGTGGAGAGCAGCACCCCGGCCGTCGCCGTCGGCGCGGTCGGGGCCATGACGTACGGCCATCGCACCGGCCACGTCGCCGACCCGCTGACGGAGCGGTTCGTCCCGCTGCCCGAAGACCTCGACCCGCTGCTCGGTGTGTACGTGGCGCAGCTCGGGCCGATCTGCGCCAACGGCCTGCTGCACGCCGCGGCCGACCTGCACGGCGCCGGCGTCCGGTCGCTCGCCGACGGGGTGCGCGGCCGGCGCGTCGCCGTGGTCGGCGCCGGGGTGGTGGCGTTGCTCACCGCGCTGTTCGCCACCCGGCACGGCGCCGCGTCGGTGGTGGTGCTCGATCCGACTCCGCAGCGTCGGGCGGCCGCCGAGGCACTGGGCCTGGCGGTCCTCGATCCGGCGGTGGACGATCCGGCGGTGGTGCTCAAGAGCCGGTGGGCGCACGCCGCCGGTGACCGGGGCGCCGACGTGGTGTTCCAGTGCCGTGGCCAGGCCTGGGCGTTGCAGCTCGCGCTGCGCCTGCTGCGCCCGCAGGGCGTCGTGATCGACCTCGCCTTCTACCAGGCCGGCGCGGACGCCGTCCGGCTCGGTGAGGAATTTCACCACAACGGCCTCTCGGTGTGTTGCGCGCAGATCGGCCGGGTGCCCCGGGGGCTCGCCTCGACCTGGGACCGGGAGCGGCTGAGCGCGGAGACGATCGACCTGCTCCGAGCGTACGGTCGGGCGGTCCGTGCCCACCTGGTCTCGGCGGTGGTGCCGTTCGAGGAAGCCCCGACGCTGCTCACCGCCCTGGCCGAGCGCCGCCGCCAGGAGCTGCAGGTCGTGCTCACCTGCTGA
- a CDS encoding ABC transporter transmembrane domain-containing protein, with translation MTTPGTTAPVGLAALLPYLRAHRGILAVVGALSLAGAAASLAQPLLTREVLDAVTAARPISLLVGLLVGLVLAAAVLGGFRDYLLQRTAEGLVLATRRRLAGHLLRLPVAEYDRRRTGDLLSRVGSDTTLLRAVVTSGLFEVVTGAVMVLGATGAMLLLDPVLFGVTLLGVAAGVTFAVTVARRVRGLARAAQERVGEMTSAVERAISAARTIRAARPSSGRPTRWKRAPVRRTRRACASPGCRRWSRR, from the coding sequence ATGACCACCCCCGGCACCACAGCACCGGTCGGCCTCGCCGCCCTCCTGCCGTACCTGCGCGCCCACCGCGGCATCCTCGCCGTGGTGGGCGCGCTGTCCCTGGCCGGCGCCGCGGCGTCGCTGGCGCAGCCGCTGCTCACCCGCGAGGTGCTGGACGCGGTGACCGCCGCCCGGCCGATCAGCCTCCTGGTCGGCCTCCTGGTGGGGCTGGTGCTGGCCGCCGCGGTGCTCGGCGGGTTCCGGGACTACCTGCTGCAACGCACCGCCGAGGGGCTGGTGCTGGCGACCCGGCGGCGGCTGGCCGGGCACCTGCTGCGGCTGCCGGTCGCGGAGTACGACCGCCGGCGCACCGGCGACCTGCTGTCCCGGGTCGGTTCGGACACCACGCTGCTGCGCGCCGTGGTCACCTCGGGCCTGTTCGAAGTGGTCACCGGGGCGGTGATGGTGCTCGGCGCGACCGGTGCGATGCTGCTGCTCGACCCGGTGCTGTTCGGGGTGACCCTGCTCGGCGTGGCCGCGGGCGTGACCTTCGCGGTCACGGTGGCGCGGCGGGTCCGTGGCCTCGCCCGGGCGGCCCAGGAGCGCGTCGGCGAGATGACCTCCGCGGTGGAACGGGCGATCTCGGCCGCCCGGACGATCCGCGCCGCCCGGCCGAGCAGCGGGAGGCCGACGCGGTGGAAGCGAGCGCCGGTGCGGCGTACGCGGCGGGCCTGCGCGTCGCCCGGGTGCAGGCGGTGGTCGCGCCGGTGA
- a CDS encoding ABC transporter ATP-binding protein: MEASAGAAYAAGLRVARVQAVVAPVSTVTIQGAFLLVLGIGGARVAAGAISVGDLVAFIMFLFFLVLPLGQAVNAYTQVQAGLGALHRIEEVLAVPAEDASDRPTVTVAEWPAPSAPAVPMIEFDRVGFGYPGGPAVLHEVSFAVPAGTRTALVGPSGAGKSTLLALVERFYEVTDGALRLGGVDVRDLPRDVLRAGLGYVEQEAPVLAGTLRENLLITAPGAAEARLRAVLDEVNLGHLVERAPEGLDVQVGEGGVLLSGGERQRLAIARALLAGPPVLLLDEPTSNLDARNEAALRRAIDAVAVRRTLLIVAHRLSTVVDADQIVVLDGGRVVATGSHDDLTVTSPLYRELAAHQLLVG; encoded by the coding sequence GTGGAAGCGAGCGCCGGTGCGGCGTACGCGGCGGGCCTGCGCGTCGCCCGGGTGCAGGCGGTGGTCGCGCCGGTGAGCACGGTGACCATTCAGGGCGCGTTCCTGCTCGTGCTGGGCATCGGTGGGGCCCGGGTGGCCGCGGGCGCGATCAGCGTCGGTGACCTGGTGGCGTTCATCATGTTCCTGTTCTTCCTGGTGCTGCCGCTCGGGCAGGCGGTGAACGCGTACACCCAGGTGCAGGCCGGCCTGGGGGCGCTGCACCGGATCGAGGAGGTGCTCGCGGTGCCGGCCGAGGACGCCAGCGACCGGCCCACGGTCACCGTGGCCGAGTGGCCCGCCCCGTCGGCACCGGCCGTACCCATGATCGAGTTCGACCGGGTCGGCTTCGGCTACCCGGGCGGTCCGGCGGTGCTGCACGAGGTGAGTTTCGCCGTCCCCGCCGGCACCCGGACCGCCCTGGTCGGCCCGTCCGGCGCCGGCAAGTCGACCCTGCTCGCCCTGGTGGAGCGCTTCTACGAGGTGACCGACGGGGCGCTGCGGCTCGGTGGGGTGGACGTGCGGGATCTGCCCCGGGACGTGCTGCGCGCCGGCCTCGGGTACGTGGAACAGGAGGCCCCGGTGCTGGCCGGCACCCTGCGGGAGAACCTGTTGATCACGGCGCCGGGGGCGGCGGAGGCGCGGCTGCGGGCGGTGCTCGACGAGGTGAACCTCGGTCACCTGGTCGAGCGCGCCCCCGAGGGGCTGGACGTACAGGTGGGTGAGGGTGGGGTGCTGCTCTCCGGCGGGGAGCGGCAGCGGCTGGCGATCGCGCGGGCACTGCTGGCCGGCCCGCCGGTGCTGCTGCTCGACGAGCCGACGAGCAACCTCGACGCACGCAACGAGGCGGCCCTGCGCCGGGCGATTGACGCCGTGGCGGTACGGCGCACCCTGTTGATCGTGGCGCACCGGCTCTCCACCGTCGTCGACGCCGACCAGATCGTGGTGCTCGACGGCGGACGGGTCGTCGCCACCGGCAGCCACGACGACCTGACCGTCACCAGCCCGCTCTACCGGGAGCTGGCCGCACACCAGCTACTGGTCGGCTGA